A single Triticum dicoccoides isolate Atlit2015 ecotype Zavitan chromosome 2A, WEW_v2.0, whole genome shotgun sequence DNA region contains:
- the LOC119354156 gene encoding putative PAP-specific phosphatase, mitochondrial, with protein sequence MPLLHLSLPPHRLLVGRRRLFAPPTPPPSRISIRAAALISSAAEDGSDLPFPPERAPHHRELAAAAASVERACRLCVDVKRSLLSGGRKILEKNDQSPVTIADFGVQALISFELQQLFPSIPLVAEEDSTFLKSSNPDDNSGNVLIESISSAVTDKVKNSGSPLTHDDVLRAIDRGGKDAVSFDSNPATYWVLDPIDGTKGFLKGDDALYVVGLALVVNGKVAVGVMGCPNWTTANKKEENLDPCPGNGILMVSHVGCGTWSRHLSPEIGQLTTAQDVWKRCFVDACSVVHMARFCIPDSQTWNMIPLSLLFDSTTDESDTRDENKILLRYACCGSLCKYIMVASGRASVFFSRARVNTQIKAWDHAVGMICVQEAGGQISDWSGKPLDLAADLTGRRILYPSGGVLVTNGAVHDKLVELISANHE encoded by the exons ATGCCGCTCCTCCACCTCTCGCTTCCGCCGCACCGTCTCCTCGTCGGCCGCCGGCGACTATTCGCCCCGCCGACGCCTCCTCCCTCTCGTATCTCGATAAG GGCGGCAGCGTTGATATCGTCAGCCGCGGAGGACGGAAGCGATCTCCCCTTCCCTCCAGAGCGCGCTCCCCACCACCGCGAGCTCGCCGCGGCCGCTGCCTCTGTCGAGCGCGCCTGCCGCCTCTGCGTAGAC GTGAAGAGATCACTTCTTTCAGGTGGAAGGAAGATTCTTGAAAAGAATGACCAAAGTCCTGTGACAATTGCAGATTTTGGAGTTCAGGCCCTTATCAGCTTCG AGCTCCAGCAACTGTTTCCATCAATACCTCTGGTGGCAGAAGAGGACTCAACATTTCTGAAGTCATCTAATCCTGATGATAACAGTGGTAATGTACTCATTGAGTCAATTTCAAGTGCTGTCACAGACAAAGTGAAAAATAGTGGTTCACCTTTAACTCATGATGATGTGTTGAGAGCTATTGATAGAGGAGGCAAGGATGCTGTCTCCTTTGATTCAAATCCTGCTACTTATTGG GTACTTGATCCAATTGATGGCACTAAAGGTTTCTTGAAAGGAGATGATGCTCTGTATGTG GTCGGTTTGGCTCTTGTGGTGAACGGAAAGGTAGCAGTAGGAGTGATGGGATGTCCAAATTGGACCACGGCAAACAAGAAAGAAGAAAATCTTGATCCCTGTCCTGGCAATGGCATCCTTATGGTGTCTCATGTAGGCTGTGGTACTTGGTCTAGGCACTTGTCTCCTGAGATTGGCCAGCTCACCACAGCACAGGATGTTTGGAAGAGATGTTTTGTTGATGCATGTTCAGTTGTGCACATGGCACGCTTCTGCATTCCGGATAGCCAAACTTGGAACATGATACCATTATCCCTCCTCTTTGACTCAACGACGGACGAATCTGATACTCGAGATGAGAATAAAATTCTTCTCCGATATGCTTGCTGTGGCAG CTTGTGCAAATATATAATGGTAGCATCTGGGAGAGCCTCAGTTTTTTTCAGTCGAGCCCGGGTGAACACTCAAATCAAG GCTTGGGATCATGCTGTTGGGATGATTTGTGTGCAGGAAGCTGGCGGTCAG ATCAGTGACTGGAGTGGGAAACCGTTGGATCTTGCAGCTGACCTAACAGGGCGCAGAATTCTCTACCCTTCAGGCGGTGTTCTTGTGACAAACGGTGCTGTGCACGACAAACTCGTCGAACTGATATCAGCAAACCACGAATAG